In a genomic window of Anoxybacter fermentans:
- a CDS encoding oxaloacetate decarboxylase subunit alpha, which yields MAKQVKITETVLRDGHQSLMATRMRTEDMLPVAAELDEVGYASLEVWGGATFDSCLRFLNEDPWERLRSLKKVIKKTPLQMLLRGQNLLGYRHYPDDVVERFVKKSVENGIDIIRIFDALNDVRNLEVAIRATKEAGAHAQGCIVYTTSPVHDISMYLELAHKLKDMGVDSICIKDMAGLLTPQVAYELVSRIKKEIDLPLQLHCHYTSGLAAVTYMKAIEAGVDIIDTAFSSFALSTSQPATETMVAILAETEYDTGIDLEKVSMLNRHFKDVKKKREEFVAVSGIDPEVLVYQIPGGMLSNLRNALRQQKMLDKYEEVLKEVPRIREELGYPPLVTPMSQIVGTQAVFNVITGKRYQVKSKEIKDYVKGLYGKSPGPISEEFRKQIIGDEEPITCRPADLLSPIYEKKAEEIKDLARSEEDVLSYILFPEPALNFFKKRNG from the coding sequence TTGGCTAAACAGGTGAAAATTACAGAAACAGTTCTTAGAGACGGTCATCAATCTTTGATGGCAACCAGGATGAGAACTGAAGATATGCTTCCTGTTGCAGCAGAACTGGATGAAGTTGGTTATGCTTCTCTGGAAGTCTGGGGAGGGGCTACCTTTGATAGCTGTCTTAGATTTTTAAATGAAGATCCCTGGGAACGGCTTCGTTCTTTAAAGAAAGTAATCAAAAAAACACCATTACAAATGCTTTTGAGGGGACAAAATCTTTTAGGATACCGTCATTATCCTGATGATGTGGTGGAACGTTTTGTTAAGAAATCTGTAGAAAACGGAATTGATATTATCCGAATCTTTGATGCTTTAAATGATGTGCGTAATCTGGAGGTCGCAATTCGAGCAACCAAAGAAGCAGGAGCACATGCTCAGGGTTGTATAGTATATACAACCAGTCCTGTACATGATATTTCTATGTATTTAGAGCTGGCCCATAAGTTAAAAGATATGGGAGTTGATTCTATCTGTATTAAAGATATGGCTGGACTTTTAACTCCCCAGGTAGCATATGAACTGGTTAGCCGGATTAAAAAAGAGATTGATTTGCCACTCCAACTCCACTGCCATTATACCAGCGGATTAGCTGCTGTAACTTATATGAAGGCTATAGAGGCAGGAGTGGATATAATCGATACAGCTTTCTCCAGTTTTGCTCTTTCAACATCACAACCTGCCACTGAGACTATGGTAGCAATTTTGGCGGAAACGGAATATGATACAGGGATTGATCTGGAAAAAGTATCTATGCTAAATCGGCATTTTAAAGATGTTAAGAAGAAAAGAGAAGAATTTGTAGCTGTTAGTGGTATCGATCCAGAGGTATTGGTTTATCAAATTCCTGGTGGAATGCTTTCTAATTTAAGGAATGCTCTTCGACAGCAAAAGATGCTGGACAAATATGAAGAGGTTTTAAAAGAGGTACCTCGAATTAGGGAGGAACTGGGCTATCCGCCTCTTGTAACACCAATGAGTCAGATAGTTGGTACCCAGGCAGTTTTCAATGTCATTACTGGCAAGCGTTATCAAGTTAAGTCCAAAGAGATCAAAGATTATGTAAAAGGATTGTATGGTAAATCCCCTGGGCCAATCTCTGAAGAGTTTCGTAAACAGATTATTGGTGATGAGGAACCAATTACCTGTAGACCAGCAGATTTACTCTCACCTATATATGAGAAGAAAGCAGAAGAAATTAAAGATCTAGCCCGTAGTGAAGAAGATGTGCTTTCATATATTCTCTTCCCTGAGCCCGCTTTAAACTTTTTTAAGAAGCGAAATGGGTAA
- a CDS encoding (2Fe-2S)-binding protein: MRLEKHPILEFKRGKKVTFTFNGQEVEGYEGETIAAALHAAGIRKLSESQKLHRPRGLFCAIGNCSSCLMKVDGIPNVKICITKVREGMRVEEQKGKGDLSENY; the protein is encoded by the coding sequence ATGAGATTAGAAAAACATCCGATACTTGAATTTAAAAGGGGGAAAAAAGTGACATTTACCTTTAATGGACAGGAAGTAGAAGGCTATGAGGGAGAGACAATAGCTGCTGCTCTCCATGCCGCTGGTATCCGAAAATTAAGTGAAAGCCAGAAACTTCATCGGCCGCGGGGTTTATTCTGTGCCATCGGGAACTGCTCTTCCTGTCTAATGAAGGTAGATGGTATTCCCAATGTTAAAATTTGTATAACCAAGGTTAGGGAAGGAATGAGAGTAGAAGAGCAGAAAGGGAAAGGTGATCTAAGTGAAAACTACTGA
- a CDS encoding M23 family metallopeptidase: protein MEQRYKEIGVTVLGWWIFFSSYLVLALVTITVVQKFKIGLDWRLAFPIFIKWEIILGVLALIIAVVMHIYKFYLKRFILLKGFIRTFLLYFISYLLTIVVVPYLLALLPLARVMVDEIESHLSFIMIILVIFRIFPQRNYNDPKGPKFKLPLTNIKKNDIKPFGIFHPGIDFVKEWGTPVYAAGNGKVVTAWPYKIYGNMVKIEHQNGFSTVYGHLNKICVQYGQIVKEGDLIGYVGNTGHSFEPHLHFEVRYKNRVVDPEKYLKGANWKKKN, encoded by the coding sequence ATGGAACAGAGATATAAAGAGATAGGAGTAACGGTACTGGGTTGGTGGATATTTTTTAGCAGTTATTTGGTGTTGGCTCTGGTAACTATTACAGTGGTTCAAAAATTTAAAATTGGTTTAGACTGGCGTCTAGCTTTTCCTATCTTTATTAAATGGGAAATAATACTGGGAGTATTGGCATTGATTATAGCAGTTGTTATGCATATTTATAAGTTTTATCTTAAACGGTTTATACTGTTAAAGGGGTTTATAAGGACTTTCTTACTTTATTTTATCAGTTATCTGTTGACAATAGTAGTTGTGCCTTATCTTTTGGCTTTGCTACCGTTGGCCCGGGTGATGGTCGATGAGATTGAGTCCCACCTTTCTTTTATAATGATTATTCTTGTCATTTTTCGAATTTTCCCACAGCGAAATTATAATGATCCTAAAGGACCAAAATTTAAATTACCGTTGACCAACATTAAAAAGAATGATATTAAACCGTTTGGAATTTTTCATCCCGGGATAGATTTTGTAAAAGAGTGGGGTACTCCTGTTTATGCAGCCGGTAATGGAAAAGTGGTCACTGCCTGGCCTTATAAAATTTATGGAAATATGGTTAAGATTGAACATCAAAATGGTTTTAGCACTGTATATGGTCATTTAAATAAAATTTGTGTTCAGTATGGTCAGATAGTTAAAGAGGGTGATCTGATTGGCTATGTAGGTAATACCGGGCATTCATTTGAACCCCATCTTCATTTTGAAGTTAGATATAAAAATCGAGTAGTTGATCCGGAAAAATATCTTAAAGGAGCTAATTGGAAAAAAAAGAATTAA
- a CDS encoding sodium ion-translocating decarboxylase subunit beta, with protein MLAEKLISLLYSTGFVTVSLKQLIMILIAIILIYLAIKKQYEPLLLIPIGFGMLLANIPLTHLMEPGGLLYYLYQGVKTGIYPPLIFMGVGALTDFGPLIANPRSILLGAAAQVGIFITFLGAVFLGFSLPEAASIGIIGGADGPTAIFLTSKLAPHLLAQIAVAAYSYMALVPIIQPPIMRLLTTEEERKIKMEQLRPVSRKEKIVFAIMIAVVGIFLLPSSGALLGSLMFGNLLRESGVVDRLAKTAQNELINIITIFLGLTVGATASAETFLSLNTIKIIILGLVAFAVGTACGVLFGKLMKVLTKGKINPLIGAAGVSAVPMAARVVQKEGQKANPGNFLLMHAMGPNVAGVIGSAIAAGSLLALLG; from the coding sequence ATGTTAGCAGAAAAGTTAATCTCACTGTTATATAGTACCGGATTTGTAACTGTAAGTTTAAAACAATTAATTATGATTTTGATTGCTATTATTTTGATTTATCTGGCAATTAAAAAACAGTATGAGCCTTTGTTATTGATTCCTATTGGTTTTGGAATGTTATTAGCTAACATTCCATTGACCCATTTAATGGAACCAGGTGGTCTATTATACTATCTGTATCAAGGTGTTAAGACAGGGATTTATCCACCATTGATTTTCATGGGAGTAGGTGCTTTGACGGATTTTGGTCCCTTGATTGCAAATCCGCGTAGCATCCTTCTTGGGGCTGCTGCTCAGGTGGGAATCTTTATAACATTTTTAGGTGCAGTTTTTTTAGGTTTTTCCTTACCTGAAGCTGCATCTATCGGAATTATAGGAGGGGCTGATGGTCCAACTGCCATCTTTTTAACATCCAAATTAGCTCCTCATCTTTTGGCACAGATTGCGGTGGCTGCATATTCGTATATGGCACTGGTACCGATTATTCAACCTCCAATTATGCGTCTTTTAACCACTGAAGAAGAGAGAAAGATTAAGATGGAACAGCTTCGCCCGGTAAGTCGAAAAGAAAAGATTGTCTTTGCAATTATGATTGCTGTTGTTGGGATTTTCCTTTTACCATCTTCAGGAGCACTATTAGGTTCACTGATGTTCGGTAATCTTTTGCGTGAGAGTGGGGTTGTAGACAGGTTAGCAAAAACTGCTCAAAATGAATTGATTAATATTATTACTATTTTCCTGGGTTTAACTGTTGGTGCTACTGCTTCGGCAGAAACATTTTTAAGTTTAAATACAATAAAAATAATTATATTAGGTCTTGTTGCTTTTGCTGTTGGAACTGCTTGTGGTGTTTTGTTTGGAAAACTGATGAAAGTTTTAACAAAAGGAAAGATCAATCCTCTTATTGGAGCAGCGGGTGTTTCTGCTGTACCAATGGCTGCACGGGTTGTGCAGAAAGAAGGCCAAAAAGCCAATCCTGGCAATTTCCTTTTAATGCATGCTATGGGTCCTAATGTAGCAGGAGTAATTGGTTCGGCTATTGCTGCAGGTAGTTTATTGGCACTGTTGGGTTAA
- a CDS encoding NAD(P)/FAD-dependent oxidoreductase, giving the protein MKNKASVVVIGGGVVGCSIAYNLARLGVKDVVVVEKNFLASGSTGRCGAGVRQQWGTEMNCRLAKESMKIFENMNEILKTKRDIELKQEGYLLLAYSEREMDQFKKNIELQNSLGIPSHLVTPEEAKEIVPYLNTENLIGGAFCPTDGHANPFLVTQAYADAARYLGVEFYLRTEVTGIRQEKGRIVGVETNRGFIATEKVVNTAGGYSQVIGKMVGLDLPVYSERHQILVTEPVEKMQGPMVMSFSYNIYCQQNPHGSFIMGFGDPNEPRDFNIRSSWQFLEEMARKVTWLLPPLKHLRVVRQWAGLYNVTPDRQPILCETPQVPGFYLAIGFSGHGFMIAPMVGILMAEMITGQKLSMDLELDLGRFERGELILEPSVV; this is encoded by the coding sequence ATGAAGAATAAAGCATCTGTTGTAGTTATTGGGGGAGGCGTTGTTGGTTGTTCTATTGCATATAATCTTGCCAGGTTGGGTGTGAAAGATGTTGTAGTAGTAGAAAAAAATTTTCTCGCATCTGGTTCAACAGGTCGTTGTGGTGCCGGGGTACGTCAACAGTGGGGTACTGAGATGAATTGCCGATTGGCAAAGGAAAGTATGAAGATTTTTGAAAACATGAATGAAATTCTCAAGACTAAACGGGATATTGAACTGAAACAGGAAGGTTATCTTCTTTTAGCTTATTCTGAACGGGAGATGGATCAATTTAAGAAAAATATTGAACTTCAGAACAGTCTGGGCATTCCATCCCATTTAGTAACTCCCGAAGAGGCCAAAGAGATTGTACCATATCTAAATACAGAGAATCTGATAGGTGGAGCTTTCTGTCCAACTGATGGGCATGCCAATCCTTTTTTAGTCACCCAGGCCTATGCTGATGCAGCACGGTATTTAGGTGTGGAATTTTATCTCCGTACTGAAGTTACCGGCATCAGACAGGAAAAAGGCCGAATCGTTGGAGTAGAGACAAATCGGGGATTTATAGCTACTGAGAAAGTGGTAAATACAGCAGGAGGATATTCTCAAGTTATTGGCAAGATGGTTGGTTTGGATTTGCCGGTTTATTCAGAAAGACATCAAATTCTGGTAACTGAACCTGTTGAAAAGATGCAGGGACCGATGGTTATGTCTTTTTCTTATAATATTTATTGTCAGCAGAATCCTCATGGTAGTTTCATTATGGGTTTTGGTGATCCAAATGAACCACGGGATTTCAATATCCGCTCTAGTTGGCAATTTTTAGAAGAGATGGCCCGTAAGGTAACCTGGCTTTTACCGCCTTTAAAACATTTACGAGTTGTTCGACAATGGGCCGGGCTTTATAATGTTACACCCGATCGTCAACCAATTCTATGTGAAACACCTCAAGTTCCTGGCTTTTATTTAGCTATCGGTTTTAGCGGTCATGGTTTTATGATTGCACCAATGGTGGGAATTCTCATGGCAGAGATGATTACAGGTCAAAAGTTAAGTATGGATTTAGAACTGGATTTAGGTCGTTTTGAACGCGGTGAGCTAATCCTTGAGCCATCTGTGGTATAA
- a CDS encoding NAD(P)/FAD-dependent oxidoreductase has product MKTTEILVIGGGPAGLSAAISAGSRGAKVILLERDDFLGGQLIKQTHRFFGSKREHAGTRGFKIAEDLKDRIKKLHNVEVMVSARALGFYEDGVVTVLKDEKMHKIKAEKVIVATGAHEKFLPFINNDLPGIYGAGAVQTLMNVYGIVPAQRILMVGAGNIGLIVSYQLMQAGVEVAAIIEAAPRIGGYLVHASKVRRMGVPILTRHTIKAAYGTNRVEKAVICQLDDKWQHIPGTEQELEVDTICLAVGLSPLTEILWQAECEMIFVPELGGHVPLRDENLETSVPGIYVAGDCAGVEEATAAMLEGELAGLSAAYSLGYGEADFKERREQIVTNLQNLRSGPVGDKIRAGLAKVRRGA; this is encoded by the coding sequence GTGAAAACTACTGAGATTTTAGTAATTGGTGGTGGACCGGCAGGCCTGTCAGCAGCAATTAGTGCTGGCTCAAGAGGAGCAAAAGTTATCCTTTTGGAACGGGATGATTTTCTTGGTGGTCAGTTGATTAAACAGACTCATCGTTTCTTTGGTTCAAAACGCGAACATGCAGGAACCAGGGGTTTTAAGATTGCTGAAGATTTGAAAGATAGAATTAAAAAATTGCATAATGTTGAGGTAATGGTCTCTGCTAGGGCTCTGGGTTTTTATGAAGATGGGGTAGTAACCGTTTTGAAAGATGAAAAGATGCATAAGATTAAAGCAGAGAAAGTAATTGTGGCTACAGGAGCTCATGAAAAGTTTCTTCCTTTTATTAATAATGATTTGCCTGGAATTTATGGTGCAGGTGCCGTACAGACTCTTATGAATGTATATGGAATTGTACCAGCTCAACGGATCTTAATGGTTGGTGCAGGAAATATCGGACTTATAGTTTCTTATCAATTAATGCAGGCAGGTGTAGAAGTAGCTGCTATTATTGAAGCTGCTCCCCGAATTGGTGGATATCTGGTACATGCTTCTAAAGTACGCCGTATGGGTGTTCCTATTTTAACCAGACATACTATAAAGGCAGCCTATGGGACAAATAGGGTTGAAAAGGCTGTGATATGCCAATTGGATGATAAATGGCAACATATTCCGGGTACGGAACAGGAATTAGAAGTGGATACTATCTGTCTAGCGGTAGGATTGAGTCCATTAACTGAGATTCTCTGGCAGGCTGAGTGTGAGATGATTTTTGTACCAGAATTGGGTGGACATGTACCTTTACGGGATGAAAACTTAGAGACATCAGTTCCTGGTATATATGTAGCAGGAGATTGTGCAGGTGTGGAAGAAGCAACAGCCGCCATGTTGGAAGGTGAATTAGCCGGCTTAAGTGCAGCTTATAGTCTGGGTTACGGAGAAGCCGATTTTAAAGAAAGACGTGAACAGATTGTTACTAATCTACAGAACTTACGTAGCGGGCCTGTAGGTGATAAGATTAGAGCTGGGCTGGCTAAAGTAAGGAGGGGTGCATGA
- a CDS encoding 4Fe-4S binding protein produces the protein MLESTGVPTVEDLKARMPSKERLARGPVAMIECFQRIPCDPCYHSCKRGAISKLIDINDIPQVDYEKCNGCGLCISNCPGLAIFVLDQNYDEKYGLIKMPYELLPRPEIGEEVVALNREGQEVCKGKVVEVRDGKIQDKTAIIGVAVPKKFLMEVRNIKVGRSK, from the coding sequence ATGTTAGAATCTACCGGAGTACCCACTGTGGAAGATTTGAAAGCCAGGATGCCGTCAAAAGAACGCCTGGCCCGGGGCCCGGTGGCAATGATTGAATGTTTCCAGAGGATTCCCTGTGATCCATGTTACCATAGCTGTAAACGTGGAGCTATTAGCAAATTGATAGATATAAATGATATTCCTCAGGTTGATTATGAGAAATGTAATGGTTGTGGGCTCTGTATTAGTAACTGTCCGGGACTTGCTATATTTGTTCTGGATCAAAATTATGATGAAAAGTATGGACTTATAAAAATGCCTTATGAATTATTGCCACGTCCTGAGATTGGTGAAGAAGTGGTTGCTTTAAACCGGGAAGGTCAGGAGGTATGTAAGGGTAAAGTAGTGGAAGTACGGGATGGAAAGATTCAAGACAAAACAGCCATTATTGGTGTTGCAGTCCCCAAAAAATTTTTGATGGAGGTTCGCAATATCAAAGTGGGGAGGTCTAAATGA
- a CDS encoding (2Fe-2S)-binding protein, with amino-acid sequence MENGKIIVCRCEDVTLAEIRQLIEEGFTSLDEIKRIARCGMGPCQGKTCSQIIAREIAAATGKSLEEIQIPTNRPPIGGIKLGELVGEENEE; translated from the coding sequence ATGGAAAATGGTAAAATTATTGTTTGTAGATGTGAAGATGTTACCCTTGCAGAGATCCGACAATTGATTGAGGAAGGCTTTACTTCTTTAGATGAGATAAAAAGAATTGCACGATGCGGAATGGGTCCATGTCAGGGTAAAACTTGCAGTCAGATAATTGCCCGTGAAATAGCCGCCGCTACAGGAAAGTCCCTGGAAGAGATACAGATTCCAACCAATAGACCTCCCATAGGAGGAATTAAACTGGGTGAGTTGGTAGGTGAAGAAAATGAAGAATAA